A single window of Persephonella sp. DNA harbors:
- the mrdA gene encoding penicillin-binding protein 2 translates to MKIDRVKILIAFFLIGFSILAGRLVYLQIIKGSYYREISEKNHIRILIQNAPRGKIYDRNGILLAYDVPTYQIYTFPYMVKKKEKLNHLIKSLNEILGIQLDKKTIEKIKKGYANKVVIAKNLSQEQVQKFFNNWMDFEGLFLEVQPRRVYTEYAKYMPHLLGYVGYPSKNELQNIEDITPDTLIGKSGVEKIFDKYLRGEYGAKAVMVDARGRIKKVLWEKQPKRGNDIYLTVDARIQKIAYEAFKNSGQKSGAVVIVNPYTYEILALLSYPIYDIQKFSDGLTAKEWKALIKNEYKPLFNKALYGLYPPGSIFKITVSLAALQEGVIYPYQKIFSGARFKIGKWIYRNWNPAGCGKINVIRALEMSCDTFFYQVGIKLGAEKISYYARLFGIGEKLNPQLEKRTARVPDPQWKLSHIGEPWYLGDTVNYSIGQGFLAITPFDSSKILVPVVNGGKILKPKLLKAYFDTKERKFIETKPQLIRKLDIKKFYYNIVKLGLYKVVYGKRGTAKILKDAPVKNAGKTGTAQVFRHKKLKQEIEKWKLQNHAWFVDFAPYYKPKFVISVFVEHGIGGSKTAAPITKDIIERLYQEGLFNEIQK, encoded by the coding sequence ATGAAAATAGATAGAGTAAAAATTCTAATAGCTTTCTTTTTAATAGGATTTTCTATACTTGCAGGGAGATTAGTATATCTGCAAATCATAAAAGGCAGTTATTATAGAGAAATTTCAGAAAAAAACCATATCAGAATATTAATCCAGAATGCCCCCAGAGGCAAAATATACGACAGAAACGGAATACTCCTTGCTTATGATGTTCCCACCTATCAGATATATACTTTTCCATATATGGTAAAGAAAAAGGAAAAATTAAATCATTTAATAAAGTCCTTAAATGAAATACTCGGCATTCAATTAGATAAAAAAACTATTGAAAAGATTAAAAAAGGATATGCAAACAAAGTTGTAATTGCCAAAAATCTATCTCAAGAACAGGTTCAAAAATTTTTTAACAACTGGATGGATTTTGAAGGACTTTTTTTGGAAGTTCAACCGCGAAGAGTTTACACCGAGTATGCTAAATACATGCCCCATCTCCTTGGATATGTAGGCTATCCCTCAAAAAATGAACTTCAAAATATAGAAGATATAACCCCTGATACTTTAATAGGAAAAAGTGGTGTTGAAAAAATCTTTGATAAATATTTGAGGGGTGAATATGGAGCAAAAGCAGTTATGGTTGATGCCAGAGGAAGAATCAAAAAAGTCCTATGGGAAAAACAGCCTAAACGTGGAAATGATATATATCTGACTGTGGATGCAAGAATTCAGAAAATAGCTTATGAAGCTTTTAAAAATTCAGGTCAAAAATCAGGTGCTGTTGTTATTGTGAATCCATATACTTATGAAATACTGGCATTGCTTAGTTATCCAATTTATGACATACAAAAATTTTCTGATGGCCTAACAGCTAAAGAGTGGAAAGCACTGATAAAAAATGAATATAAACCTTTGTTTAATAAAGCCCTTTATGGTTTATACCCGCCGGGCTCAATATTCAAGATAACTGTTTCCCTTGCAGCACTTCAGGAAGGAGTTATTTATCCCTATCAAAAAATATTTAGCGGCGCCAGATTCAAGATAGGCAAATGGATTTATAGAAACTGGAACCCGGCAGGTTGTGGAAAAATAAATGTTATAAGGGCTCTTGAGATGTCCTGTGATACATTTTTCTATCAAGTGGGAATAAAACTGGGAGCTGAAAAAATTAGCTATTATGCCAGATTATTTGGTATAGGTGAAAAGCTAAATCCTCAACTGGAAAAAAGAACAGCCAGAGTTCCTGACCCTCAATGGAAACTCTCTCACATAGGTGAACCATGGTATCTCGGGGACACTGTAAACTACAGTATTGGTCAGGGATTTTTAGCTATTACTCCCTTTGACAGTTCAAAAATACTCGTTCCAGTGGTAAACGGAGGAAAAATTCTTAAGCCGAAACTATTAAAGGCTTACTTTGACACAAAGGAAAGAAAATTCATTGAAACAAAGCCACAACTAATAAGGAAGTTAGATATAAAAAAATTTTATTACAACATTGTAAAATTAGGATTGTATAAAGTTGTTTACGGGAAAAGAGGAACAGCAAAAATTCTAAAAGATGCACCTGTAAAAAATGCAGGAAAAACAGGAACGGCACAGGTATTCAGGCATAAAAAACTTAAACAGGAAATTGAAAAATGGAAACTCCAGAACCACGCATGGTTCGTGGACTTTGCCCCTTATTACAAACCTAAATTTGTGATATCAGTTTTTGTTGAACACGGAATAGGCGGAAGTAAAACAGCAGCCCCTATAACAAAAGATATTATAGAAAGACTTTATCAGGAAGGATTATTTAATGAAATCCAGAAATAG
- the nusB gene encoding transcription antitermination factor NusB encodes MEKTGKYRKKAREILFRTLYTYDLKGGDIFEILEEHIKDIRDELSPEVLEYAYSIAKGIMDSLDDIDKILRENLKGWRLERLGYPERALLRLGTYELVFSDVPDKGRVFIDILDLAKCYLDNEDSLKFINGVLSTIYKKYHQDVKV; translated from the coding sequence ATGGAGAAAACAGGTAAGTATAGAAAAAAAGCGAGAGAGATACTTTTCAGAACATTATACACATACGATCTGAAAGGCGGAGATATATTCGAGATATTAGAAGAACATATAAAAGATATAAGGGATGAACTCTCTCCTGAAGTTCTGGAATATGCCTATTCTATTGCTAAAGGAATTATGGACTCCCTTGATGATATAGACAAAATACTTAGAGAAAATCTCAAAGGCTGGCGTCTTGAAAGATTAGGATATCCTGAGAGGGCATTGCTCAGGCTTGGAACTTATGAGCTTGTTTTTTCAGATGTTCCAGATAAGGGAAGAGTTTTTATTGATATATTAGACCTTGCAAAATGTTATCTTGATAATGAAGATAGCCTAAAGTTTATAAACGGTGTTCTAAGCACCATTTATAAAAAATATCATCAAGATGTGAAAGTATGA
- a CDS encoding Gfo/Idh/MocA family oxidoreductase, translating into MKVGIVGTGNMGSKYVNKFDTLGLDAVLIDLDAKRLSEFPDKFSKYTDLDEALKKEDIKSLFIATDPRSHIPLARKALERGINVMIEKPPSMKPSELEEAIEFAKKNEAVLAVSEIELKSNIVRNFDVQNDIEEIEAYRLNLGRGYINPFYDLAWHDLYIMNYLFGDFRLKSVKDRGDIFDIHGETQSGEFFLQVAWSHDFLRREWILKNRNEETKLNFAEDKIIYPDGTVKEKDNMDKLELMISEFLTNPAFESAYRALNILKEFNKFSI; encoded by the coding sequence TTGAAAGTAGGTATTGTTGGCACCGGGAATATGGGTTCAAAGTATGTAAATAAATTTGATACACTTGGCCTTGATGCTGTTTTAATAGACCTTGATGCAAAAAGGCTTTCTGAATTTCCGGATAAATTTTCAAAGTATACAGACCTTGATGAAGCACTGAAAAAAGAAGATATAAAATCCCTTTTTATAGCAACAGACCCCCGTTCGCACATTCCCCTTGCCAGAAAAGCACTTGAAAGGGGAATTAATGTAATGATTGAAAAACCACCATCAATGAAACCATCCGAGCTTGAAGAAGCTATTGAGTTTGCCAAAAAAAATGAAGCAGTTCTTGCAGTTTCAGAAATAGAGTTAAAATCAAATATAGTGAGGAATTTTGACGTTCAAAATGATATAGAAGAGATTGAGGCCTATAGACTTAACCTTGGTAGAGGATATATAAACCCGTTTTATGACCTTGCGTGGCATGACCTTTATATAATGAATTATCTATTTGGTGATTTTAGATTAAAATCTGTCAAGGACAGAGGAGATATATTTGATATTCATGGAGAAACACAATCCGGTGAGTTTTTCCTGCAGGTAGCATGGAGTCATGATTTTCTAAGAAGAGAATGGATACTAAAAAACAGAAATGAAGAAACAAAACTTAATTTTGCAGAGGATAAGATTATTTATCCGGATGGAACAGTAAAAGAAAAAGATAATATGGATAAATTGGAATTAATGATTTCTGAATTCCTTACAAATCCTGCTTTTGAAAGTGCTTACAGGGCATTAAATATTCTGAAAGAATTCAATAAATTCTCAATATAA
- the rodA gene encoding rod shape-determining protein RodA: MKSRNSFFENYDWVILTAVFFLIGWSVLNIYSATIHEYSNLYIKQGIYAITGIFIILLMPFINYKKLVFYSPVIYVIAVTMLIAVIFVGTTILGAKRWISLGFFTVQPSELMKFVIILTTAFILGNREKVDTKTLILVGITTLIPVVLTLKQPDLGTAITILIPVVFMLFVAGISKKIIAGTFIGLIIASPFIWEHLKDYQKKRILAFLNPEADPFRSAYHILQSKIAIGSGELTGKGFLHGTQSKLFFLPEQHTDFIFATIGEEWGFVISFTILLVYLIIGLRLIYWGNKIKDLEGKLICYGAAGLITTQAFINIAMTVGLAPVVGITLPFMSYGGTSMLTFSLIIGATLSVIRAHKTQKLHFR; the protein is encoded by the coding sequence ATGAAATCCAGAAATAGTTTTTTTGAAAATTATGATTGGGTGATACTTACCGCTGTATTTTTTTTGATAGGCTGGAGTGTTTTAAATATATACAGTGCAACAATACATGAATATAGCAATTTATATATAAAACAGGGAATTTATGCCATTACAGGTATTTTTATTATTCTTCTTATGCCTTTCATCAACTATAAAAAACTGGTCTTTTACTCCCCAGTAATTTATGTGATAGCTGTTACCATGTTAATTGCCGTTATCTTTGTTGGAACAACAATACTTGGTGCAAAAAGATGGATAAGTCTGGGATTTTTTACCGTTCAACCTTCTGAGCTGATGAAATTTGTAATTATATTGACGACTGCATTTATTTTAGGAAACAGGGAAAAGGTTGATACAAAAACATTAATATTGGTTGGAATAACAACTTTAATTCCTGTGGTGCTTACTTTAAAACAACCTGACCTTGGGACAGCAATAACAATACTTATACCTGTAGTTTTTATGTTATTTGTTGCAGGTATATCCAAAAAAATAATAGCAGGAACATTTATAGGGCTAATTATTGCATCTCCGTTTATATGGGAACATCTAAAGGATTACCAGAAAAAAAGAATACTTGCCTTTTTAAACCCTGAGGCAGACCCTTTTAGAAGTGCATATCATATTCTTCAGTCTAAAATTGCAATAGGTTCGGGGGAATTAACAGGAAAAGGCTTTTTACACGGCACCCAGTCAAAATTATTTTTTCTCCCAGAACAGCATACAGATTTTATATTTGCAACCATAGGAGAGGAATGGGGTTTTGTTATATCTTTTACTATACTTCTTGTTTATTTGATAATAGGACTGCGGCTTATATACTGGGGAAATAAGATTAAAGACTTAGAAGGTAAATTAATTTGCTATGGTGCTGCTGGATTAATTACCACTCAGGCATTTATTAATATAGCAATGACAGTTGGCCTTGCCCCTGTTGTTGGGATAACACTGCCTTTTATGAGCTACGGCGGAACATCAATGTTAACCTTTTCTCTGATAATCGGTGCTACTTTAAGCGTAATAAGGGCGCACAAAACCCAGAAACTACACTTTAGATAA
- the ribE gene encoding 6,7-dimethyl-8-ribityllumazine synthase, with translation MRNIEGQLSAEGLNFAIVVGRFNNLITEKLLEGAVDCIVRHGGSEDNITVIRVPGSFEIPLIAKKAAKSGKYDAVICLGAVIRGATPHFEYVAAEVTKGIALVSLETEVPVAYGILTTDTIEQAVERAGTKMGNKGFDAALTAIEMVNVIKGME, from the coding sequence ATGAGAAATATAGAAGGTCAATTATCCGCAGAAGGATTAAACTTTGCCATAGTTGTCGGCAGGTTCAATAACCTAATTACAGAAAAGCTTCTTGAAGGGGCAGTTGATTGTATTGTCAGACATGGAGGTTCAGAGGATAACATTACTGTTATCAGAGTTCCCGGTTCATTTGAAATACCATTAATAGCCAAGAAAGCTGCGAAATCAGGCAAATACGACGCAGTTATATGTCTTGGGGCTGTTATCAGAGGTGCAACACCCCATTTTGAGTATGTAGCAGCAGAGGTTACAAAAGGAATTGCACTTGTATCCCTTGAAACCGAGGTGCCAGTGGCATATGGTATATTAACCACTGATACAATAGAGCAGGCTGTGGAAAGAGCAGGGACAAAAATGGGTAATAAAGGTTTTGATGCTGCTTTGACAGCTATAGAAATGGTAAATGTGATTAAAGGAATGGAGTAA
- a CDS encoding rod shape-determining protein → MFLDRLIGAFSNDIGIDLGTANTLVFVKGKGIVLSEPSIVSQDTRTGNVIAVGIESKQMIGKTPKEIEVIRPLKDGVIADFDVTQEMLKYFIRKVHSNMALSKILRPRPRVIIGVPSGITTVEKRAVIDAAKQSGAREVFLIAEPMAAALGAGLPIQEPGGNMIVDIGGGTSEIAVISLSGLVLSESIKIAGDEMNEAIIQFMKRKHNLLIGEQSAERIKIELGSAYPTDRDNKTMVVPGRDLRGLPSSVEIKGEEVRQALENVVQSIVNAVRLALEKTPPELSADIVERGIVLAGGGSLLHGLDIRLREETDLPVYYCDDPLTAVARGIGIALDDIDLIKRISFQ, encoded by the coding sequence ATGTTTTTAGACAGGTTAATCGGTGCTTTTTCCAATGATATCGGTATTGACCTTGGAACTGCAAATACTCTTGTTTTTGTAAAAGGAAAAGGAATTGTTTTATCAGAACCATCAATAGTTTCACAGGATACAAGAACCGGAAATGTTATAGCTGTTGGTATAGAATCAAAACAGATGATAGGGAAAACCCCAAAAGAAATAGAAGTAATTAGACCTTTAAAGGATGGTGTTATAGCAGATTTTGATGTAACACAGGAGATGCTTAAATACTTTATAAGAAAAGTTCATTCTAATATGGCTTTATCTAAAATACTTAGACCAAGGCCGAGGGTTATTATAGGAGTTCCTTCAGGTATAACTACCGTTGAAAAAAGGGCTGTTATTGATGCTGCAAAACAATCAGGAGCACGGGAAGTATTTTTAATTGCTGAGCCTATGGCAGCAGCTTTAGGTGCCGGCCTTCCTATACAGGAACCCGGCGGAAATATGATTGTTGATATTGGTGGTGGAACATCTGAGATAGCTGTAATATCCCTTTCAGGACTTGTTTTATCTGAAAGTATAAAAATTGCCGGCGATGAAATGAATGAAGCTATAATCCAATTTATGAAAAGAAAACACAATCTCTTGATAGGTGAACAATCTGCAGAAAGAATTAAAATAGAGCTTGGTTCTGCATATCCTACAGACAGGGACAACAAAACAATGGTTGTTCCCGGTAGAGACCTCAGGGGACTTCCAAGCAGCGTAGAGATAAAAGGTGAAGAAGTTAGACAGGCACTTGAAAATGTTGTCCAGAGTATAGTTAACGCTGTCAGACTTGCCCTTGAAAAAACTCCACCTGAATTGTCTGCGGACATTGTAGAAAGGGGAATAGTCCTTGCCGGTGGCGGTTCTCTATTACATGGTCTCGATATAAGACTTAGAGAAGAAACAGACCTGCCTGTTTATTACTGCGATGATCCTCTTACAGCAGTTGCCCGTGGTATAGGAATAGCTCTAGATGATATTGACCTGATTAAAAGAATTTCATTCCAGTAA
- the rpmA gene encoding 50S ribosomal protein L27, producing MASKKSGGSAKNGRDSFSKRLGVKRYDGQVVKAGNILVRQRGTKIYPGKNVGLGKDYTLFALIDGVVKFERSKGKKVVSVYPLDA from the coding sequence ATGGCTTCAAAGAAAAGTGGTGGTTCAGCTAAGAACGGTAGAGATAGTTTTAGTAAAAGACTTGGTGTCAAAAGATATGATGGTCAGGTTGTAAAAGCAGGAAATATCCTTGTAAGACAAAGAGGAACAAAAATATATCCAGGTAAAAATGTAGGTCTTGGAAAAGACTATACACTGTTTGCCCTTATTGATGGAGTTGTTAAATTTGAAAGATCAAAAGGTAAAAAAGTTGTTTCTGTATATCCATTAGACGCTTAA
- the dapA gene encoding 4-hydroxy-tetrahydrodipicolinate synthase: MFKGSIVALITPFKNGSIDRKSLKNLIDFHVENGTDAIVVAGTTGESATLTFPEHEELINLAVEYADKRIPIIAGTGANATHEAIALTKSAEKAGVDGSLQIVPYYNKPTQEGIYQHFKAICEETNIPLILYNIPSRTGTDMLPETFARLYADFPNVIGLKEATGNVARVSETIALTNPDVVILSGDDALTLPMMSVGAKGVISVANNLVPKDIAEMCRLALEGNFEEARKIHDKYWKLFKILFIETNPIPVKTAAYLIGLIDDIEMRLPLYYMKKENEEKLKQVLKEYGLIK; this comes from the coding sequence ATGTTTAAAGGCTCAATAGTGGCACTTATAACACCATTTAAAAATGGCTCCATAGACAGAAAATCTTTGAAAAATCTAATAGATTTCCATGTGGAAAATGGAACAGATGCAATTGTTGTAGCAGGAACCACAGGAGAATCAGCTACGTTAACTTTTCCTGAACATGAAGAACTGATAAATCTTGCTGTTGAATACGCAGATAAAAGAATTCCAATTATTGCAGGAACAGGCGCAAATGCAACTCATGAAGCAATAGCATTAACTAAATCTGCAGAAAAAGCAGGTGTAGATGGTTCGCTTCAGATAGTGCCTTATTACAACAAGCCTACACAGGAAGGAATCTATCAGCATTTTAAGGCAATTTGTGAGGAAACTAACATCCCATTGATTTTATATAACATCCCATCAAGAACAGGAACAGATATGCTTCCTGAAACTTTTGCGAGACTTTACGCAGATTTTCCAAATGTAATAGGTCTTAAAGAAGCAACTGGAAATGTGGCAAGGGTATCAGAAACTATAGCCTTAACAAATCCAGATGTGGTTATACTTTCAGGAGACGATGCACTTACACTTCCAATGATGTCTGTAGGAGCAAAAGGTGTTATATCTGTGGCAAATAATCTGGTTCCAAAAGATATTGCTGAGATGTGTAGGCTGGCATTGGAAGGTAATTTTGAAGAAGCAAGAAAAATCCATGACAAATATTGGAAATTATTCAAAATATTATTCATAGAAACCAATCCTATCCCTGTTAAGACTGCAGCATACCTTATAGGTCTAATAGATGATATAGAAATGAGACTTCCACTATATTACATGAAAAAAGAAAATGAAGAAAAACTTAAACAGGTGCTTAAAGAGTATGGTTTAATCAAATAG
- the yajC gene encoding preprotein translocase subunit YajC encodes MQGDAMSSIVGAVIWMVILIAIFYFLLYRPQQQQRKKHQEFINSLKKGDKVVTSGGIIGEVKSIDEKTVTLKVSEGTMIKVLKSAIAAPFEEKSKKES; translated from the coding sequence ATGCAAGGCGATGCGATGAGCAGTATAGTTGGTGCTGTTATATGGATGGTAATTCTTATTGCCATATTTTATTTTCTCCTTTACAGACCACAGCAACAACAGAGGAAAAAACATCAGGAATTTATTAATTCTCTGAAAAAAGGGGATAAAGTTGTTACCTCAGGTGGAATTATAGGGGAAGTTAAATCTATTGATGAAAAGACAGTTACTCTCAAAGTTTCTGAAGGAACAATGATAAAAGTCCTCAAATCAGCGATTGCTGCACCATTTGAAGAAAAATCTAAAAAGGAAAGTTAA
- the mreC gene encoding rod shape-determining protein MreC, with translation MKKKLIIIGLILLLVVGGGLLVVRTDFVKGLALDISYPFMYAFDKVSGFFDYISQMIASKTELIQENNNLQQKLELLKAQIIYLKRLEDENAELKKQLNIVNRYPNFRLITGRIIGYSPDNWSEYVVINLGKKDGIKEGDIVVSNGYLFGQVYQVGKFSSSVILISDKNFRISARCRKTREFVLFQGKNEKEGQLIFVKPEQDIRIGDIVETSGIENKIPEGIPIGEISSVSYEEGNFYKNVSVSLKINPFKTEYVVVFIPITENEDKK, from the coding sequence ATGAAAAAAAAGCTTATTATTATTGGTTTGATTTTGTTACTTGTCGTTGGAGGGGGACTTTTAGTCGTAAGAACAGATTTCGTCAAGGGATTAGCCCTTGATATTTCATATCCCTTTATGTATGCCTTTGATAAAGTATCAGGTTTTTTTGATTATATATCTCAGATGATAGCCTCAAAAACAGAACTTATTCAGGAAAATAATAATCTTCAACAAAAACTGGAACTTTTAAAAGCACAGATAATTTACCTCAAAAGACTGGAAGATGAAAATGCAGAGCTAAAAAAACAACTTAACATTGTTAACAGATACCCTAATTTCAGGCTTATAACAGGAAGAATTATAGGATATTCACCTGATAATTGGAGTGAGTATGTAGTTATCAATCTTGGGAAAAAAGATGGGATAAAAGAAGGAGATATTGTTGTTTCAAATGGATATCTGTTTGGACAGGTATATCAGGTAGGTAAGTTTTCATCATCGGTTATTCTAATTTCTGATAAAAATTTTAGAATTTCTGCCAGATGTAGAAAGACCAGAGAATTTGTTTTGTTTCAGGGAAAAAATGAAAAGGAAGGTCAGCTGATTTTTGTTAAACCTGAACAGGATATTAGGATAGGAGATATCGTAGAAACTTCAGGGATAGAAAATAAAATACCTGAAGGAATTCCAATCGGAGAAATATCTTCTGTTTCCTATGAAGAAGGAAATTTTTATAAAAATGTAAGCGTATCCCTTAAAATTAATCCATTTAAAACCGAATACGTAGTGGTATTTATTCCGATAACTGAAAATGAGGATAAAAAGTGA
- a CDS encoding metallophosphoesterase family protein, which produces MRIALISDIHSNIHALEAVEKDIKENQIDRIFCLGDIINFGAHPKECLDWVRENCDIVLKGEHDILVADPGEVFVSNPYAIQAADWTFDMLDEKDFEYIKSLENFYEEPEFILTHDEPTVPGTYSFMTSLRDAKETFSCFDNRFCFYGHTHLQILFVKDKEDVFAEKVETYPIKEGQQYLISVGSVGQPRDRDTRAGYTIVDTDEGYIQFKRVPYDFEKAAADILNAGLPEMFANILKMKKD; this is translated from the coding sequence ATGAGAATAGCATTAATCTCTGATATCCATTCTAATATCCATGCCCTTGAGGCAGTAGAAAAAGATATAAAGGAAAATCAAATAGACCGTATATTTTGTCTTGGGGATATAATCAATTTTGGAGCACATCCTAAAGAATGTCTTGATTGGGTCAGGGAAAACTGTGATATTGTTCTTAAAGGGGAACATGACATTTTAGTGGCTGATCCAGGAGAGGTTTTTGTATCTAATCCTTATGCAATTCAGGCTGCAGACTGGACTTTTGATATGCTTGATGAAAAAGATTTTGAGTATATAAAATCTTTGGAAAACTTTTATGAAGAACCGGAATTTATTTTGACCCATGATGAACCTACCGTTCCCGGAACATACAGTTTTATGACTTCTTTAAGGGATGCAAAAGAAACATTTAGCTGTTTTGACAATAGATTTTGTTTTTATGGTCATACCCATCTACAGATATTATTTGTAAAAGATAAAGAGGATGTTTTTGCAGAAAAAGTAGAAACATATCCTATAAAAGAAGGTCAGCAATATCTAATCAGTGTTGGTAGTGTAGGTCAACCAAGGGATAGAGATACAAGGGCAGGTTATACAATAGTTGATACAGATGAAGGATATATTCAGTTTAAAAGAGTTCCTTATGATTTTGAAAAAGCGGCGGCAGACATACTGAATGCGGGTCTGCCGGAAATGTTTGCGAATATCTTGAAAATGAAGAAAGATTAA
- the rplU gene encoding 50S ribosomal protein L21: MYAVIKTGGKQYKVEPGMLVKVEKLCANPGETVELDAALIRDDEGNIKTEGKVEAEVVEHGKHKKVLVFHFKRKKNYKKLNGHRQPYTLIKIKDIKA; the protein is encoded by the coding sequence ATGTATGCAGTTATAAAAACAGGTGGAAAGCAGTATAAAGTAGAACCGGGAATGCTTGTAAAAGTTGAGAAATTATGTGCAAATCCAGGGGAAACAGTTGAACTTGATGCTGCTCTTATAAGAGATGATGAAGGAAATATAAAAACAGAAGGAAAAGTTGAAGCAGAAGTTGTAGAGCACGGAAAACACAAAAAAGTGCTTGTATTCCATTTTAAAAGAAAGAAAAATTACAAAAAATTAAATGGCCACAGACAGCCATATACTTTAATCAAAATTAAAGACATTAAGGCTTAA
- a CDS encoding DegT/DnrJ/EryC1/StrS family aminotransferase: MIPIIKPVFGAEEEKTVMEIIKNGQITRGKWTLKFKEEFSNYIGASFCHTVCSGTAALYIALKALGINNKDDIVIVPSLSFMATIDAVILAGGTPVVIDVGEDYCMDPFQLEQAVEKYKPKVIIPVHLFGQPADMDKIKAICEPKGIHVLEDAAQAHGAEYKGKKAGNLGDVAAFSFYASKNVAMGEGGAILTNSIAIDERISNWIEFGDHPALNLRITEFQAGIGYWQLKKLDEMNEKRRKIAQLYNEEFKDLPGLILPKEEEGRKHVYHIYALRHPDRDTIVERLIEKGIGARIYYEYTLHQLRNAEHLDCSFGEKVTKEIFAIPVHPALKNDEVSYIIETVKDVVKNI; this comes from the coding sequence ATGATACCAATAATAAAACCTGTTTTTGGAGCTGAAGAAGAAAAAACAGTAATGGAAATTATCAAAAATGGTCAGATAACCAGAGGAAAATGGACTTTAAAATTTAAAGAAGAGTTTAGCAACTATATAGGAGCATCCTTTTGTCATACAGTGTGCAGTGGCACAGCTGCACTTTATATTGCCTTAAAAGCATTGGGGATAAATAACAAGGATGACATAGTAATTGTTCCATCTCTTAGCTTTATGGCAACAATAGACGCTGTTATCCTTGCTGGTGGGACTCCCGTTGTTATTGATGTAGGAGAAGACTACTGTATGGACCCATTCCAGCTGGAACAGGCTGTTGAAAAATATAAGCCAAAGGTTATTATACCTGTTCATCTATTCGGACAGCCTGCAGATATGGATAAAATAAAAGCGATTTGTGAACCAAAAGGAATTCATGTCCTTGAGGATGCGGCACAGGCACATGGAGCAGAATACAAAGGCAAAAAAGCAGGGAATCTTGGGGATGTAGCCGCATTTAGTTTTTATGCTTCAAAAAATGTAGCAATGGGAGAAGGTGGAGCGATTCTCACAAACAGTATTGCAATAGATGAAAGAATTTCAAACTGGATAGAATTTGGAGACCATCCTGCCCTAAATCTGAGAATAACAGAGTTTCAGGCAGGTATTGGATACTGGCAGCTTAAAAAACTGGATGAAATGAATGAGAAAAGAAGAAAAATAGCCCAGCTTTATAATGAAGAATTCAAAGACCTTCCAGGGCTAATTCTTCCAAAAGAAGAAGAAGGAAGAAAGCATGTTTACCATATTTATGCTTTAAGACATCCAGACAGAGACACAATAGTTGAAAGGCTTATTGAAAAAGGCATAGGTGCAAGAATTTATTATGAATACACCCTCCATCAGCTTAGAAATGCAGAGCATCTGGACTGTAGCTTTGGAGAAAAAGTAACAAAAGAGATTTTTGCAATACCTGTTCATCCTGCTTTGAAAAATGATGAAGTGTCTTATATCATAGAAACAGTAAAAGATGTGGTCAAAAATATATAA